One Desulfonatronum sp. SC1 DNA segment encodes these proteins:
- a CDS encoding type II toxin-antitoxin system Phd/YefM family antitoxin — protein sequence MMLVVNMFEAKTTLSKLVEAIESGKESEVIIARHGTPVARLAPIPRQPVAKRIGVAKGEFVVPDDIDADNEHIAALFQESIS from the coding sequence ATGATGCTCGTCGTGAACATGTTCGAGGCCAAGACGACGCTTTCCAAGCTGGTCGAGGCCATTGAAAGCGGAAAAGAGAGCGAGGTGATCATCGCCCGTCACGGAACCCCGGTGGCCAGGCTGGCCCCGATTCCCAGGCAGCCGGTCGCCAAACGAATTGGGGTTGCCAAGGGGGAGTTCGTGGTTCCGGATGATATTGACGCGGACAATGAGCATATTGCCGCCTTGTTTCAGGAATCCATTTCGTGA
- a CDS encoding DUF1343 domain-containing protein: protein MKRIPAILACLVLAAFSSGCFFRTAQTVPSPAPGVPQATQPHLRPSSSHVIAGVDVLLDRDWRTTVRGADGGQAMISFFDLLLKGRTVGLLTNPTGVDAKLRSTIDLLHDHPEVRLGALFAPEHGIRGDIYAGEAVTDDVEPLTGVPVYSIYRSKPTPAMLTGLDAVLYDIQDIGASSYTYIYAMADMMAACAEAGIPFIVLDRPNPIGADFVDGPVLDTSRFRSGIGQYDIAALYGMTPGELAWMLNNEFLANPCQLSIIPMANYRRTMRFADTGLPWTPTSTHIPWPISAVHYSLTGVLGETRGGLNIGVGYTLPFECLAAPWMDRHKLVAAINSRNIPGLRARPISYVPGYGGHAGRTVHGAHLVVTDPLALRPMTAQITLMTILQELYPERNLFDNPGIRESLFDRALGTDQIRLMVAQGASAAAVEQAIAPRRERFKEMRKKYLLYEPR, encoded by the coding sequence ATGAAACGCATCCCGGCCATTCTGGCTTGCCTCGTTCTCGCCGCCTTTTCCAGCGGCTGCTTTTTTCGGACGGCCCAAACCGTTCCGTCTCCCGCCCCGGGCGTCCCGCAGGCGACCCAGCCCCATCTTCGTCCCTCCTCGTCGCATGTGATCGCCGGCGTGGACGTCCTGCTGGACCGGGATTGGCGGACCACGGTCCGGGGAGCGGACGGCGGGCAGGCGATGATTTCGTTTTTCGATCTGCTGCTTAAAGGCCGCACCGTGGGCCTGCTGACCAACCCCACGGGGGTGGACGCCAAGCTGCGCTCGACCATCGACCTGCTCCACGACCATCCCGAAGTCCGCTTAGGGGCCTTGTTCGCGCCGGAGCACGGCATTCGCGGGGACATCTACGCCGGGGAGGCCGTGACCGACGACGTGGAGCCCCTGACCGGCGTGCCCGTGTACAGCATCTACCGCAGCAAACCCACCCCGGCCATGCTGACCGGACTGGACGCGGTGCTCTACGACATCCAGGACATCGGAGCCAGCTCCTACACCTACATCTATGCCATGGCCGACATGATGGCCGCCTGCGCCGAAGCCGGAATCCCGTTCATCGTCCTGGACCGGCCCAACCCCATCGGCGCGGATTTCGTGGACGGCCCGGTGCTGGACACCAGCCGGTTCCGCAGCGGGATCGGCCAGTACGACATCGCGGCCCTGTACGGGATGACCCCCGGCGAACTGGCCTGGATGCTGAACAACGAATTCCTGGCCAACCCCTGCCAGCTGTCCATCATCCCCATGGCCAACTACCGGCGGACCATGCGCTTCGCGGATACCGGTCTGCCCTGGACGCCCACCTCCACGCACATCCCCTGGCCCATCTCCGCGGTGCACTACAGCCTGACCGGCGTGCTGGGCGAAACCCGGGGCGGCCTGAACATCGGGGTGGGCTACACCCTGCCCTTCGAGTGCCTGGCCGCGCCCTGGATGGACCGCCACAAACTGGTGGCGGCCATCAACTCCCGAAACATCCCCGGACTACGCGCCCGGCCCATCTCCTACGTTCCCGGTTACGGCGGCCACGCCGGACGAACCGTGCACGGCGCGCACCTGGTGGTCACCGACCCCCTGGCCCTGCGTCCCATGACCGCCCAGATCACCCTGATGACCATCCTCCAGGAACTCTATCCCGAGCGCAATCTGTTCGACAATCCGGGCATCCGGGAAAGCCTGTTCGATCGCGCCCTGGGCACGGACCAAATCCGGCTCATGGTCGCCCAGGGCGCCAGCGCCGCAGCCGTCGAACAAGCCATCGCCCCCCGGCGGGAGCGGTTCAAGGAAATGCGAAAAAAGTATTTGTTGTATGAGCCGAGGTGA
- a CDS encoding flippase translates to MITFPGKILQNLTSDVNFTEIITGSIWALGARVIATFLGLLSTIIIARFYGADVLGVVALLTSFLALASIIAVMGTGTSILRLIPEHLAKHSPTSAFRVYRKTQLFVIGVSLVSGIIMFLCSALIAETVFSKPNLRIYFSLASFFIVFMSLMQLNTQAVRGLRLIRVFALMQLLPSLSKLIILIPITIFLYHQSNPIYAMLASIFITALVGVWIMDRAFKKKIAPGEALHPVPMKELLTISMPMLMTAVMTFVIGQTGIIMLGIFRSQEEVGYYAVAVSLASLTSFILSAINTMVAPKFSELFHSGKMDELFHIAQKSAKLIFWTTFPILITLILLGKPIIAMLYGADFKVAYMAMVFLVIGQFVHSISGSTGIFMNMTGNQHSLRNILFISALINVTMSFALIPNYGMHGSATAASFSILFWNSTVVYCIKKKYRNTISYLPVCCNTKKTQQKP, encoded by the coding sequence ATGATTACTTTTCCCGGAAAGATACTTCAGAACTTGACCTCGGACGTAAATTTTACCGAGATTATTACCGGCTCGATATGGGCGCTGGGCGCGAGAGTTATTGCAACTTTTCTGGGTCTACTTTCCACTATTATTATTGCCCGCTTTTACGGGGCAGACGTGTTGGGCGTCGTGGCCCTACTGACATCCTTCCTCGCCTTGGCATCAATTATTGCGGTCATGGGCACGGGGACCTCCATCCTGCGCCTTATCCCCGAACACCTTGCCAAGCATTCCCCGACATCCGCTTTTCGGGTTTATCGCAAAACCCAGCTTTTTGTTATCGGGGTCTCGCTAGTATCAGGCATAATTATGTTTTTATGCTCCGCCCTTATCGCTGAGACAGTTTTCTCCAAGCCCAACCTTCGGATATATTTTTCCCTGGCTTCTTTTTTCATTGTATTCATGTCGTTGATGCAACTTAACACTCAGGCTGTCCGAGGGCTGCGCCTGATCCGAGTGTTTGCCCTCATGCAGCTTCTGCCTTCTCTTTCCAAACTGATTATTCTCATTCCCATTACCATATTCTTATATCATCAAAGCAACCCCATCTATGCCATGCTTGCGTCCATATTCATCACTGCCCTGGTTGGAGTATGGATAATGGATAGAGCGTTCAAGAAAAAGATAGCCCCAGGCGAAGCCCTGCACCCGGTCCCCATGAAAGAGCTCCTGACTATTTCGATGCCCATGCTGATGACCGCGGTGATGACTTTTGTCATCGGTCAGACAGGAATTATTATGCTGGGCATATTCAGATCGCAGGAAGAAGTTGGTTATTATGCCGTGGCCGTAAGTCTTGCATCTTTGACTAGCTTCATACTTTCCGCAATCAATACCATGGTCGCTCCAAAATTTTCAGAGCTTTTTCATTCAGGGAAAATGGATGAACTATTTCATATCGCCCAAAAATCAGCAAAACTCATCTTCTGGACCACTTTCCCGATACTCATCACATTGATATTACTTGGAAAGCCTATCATCGCCATGCTGTATGGGGCGGATTTCAAGGTCGCATACATGGCCATGGTTTTTCTGGTAATTGGACAGTTCGTCCATTCCATCTCCGGGTCGACAGGAATATTCATGAATATGACTGGAAATCAACACTCCTTAAGAAATATTCTATTCATCTCTGCATTAATCAATGTAACTATGAGTTTCGCTCTTATACCAAATTATGGAATGCATGGATCTGCAACAGCTGCATCATTTAGTATTCTTTTTTGGAATTCAACAGTAGTTTATTGTATAAAGAAAAAATATAGAAATACAATATCATATTTACCAGTGTGTTGCAATACTAAAAAAACACAACAGAAACCATGA
- a CDS encoding sulfotransferase produces MIKFKSKYSPYMQVSATSWIKNFIKTCYFSISDPFVKPIEIKTNPVFVVGCGHSGTTLLTTLISRHTSFFPIGYESGIFLPKNGLYTSKNVVKCWDFLSKQYNKNFFIEKTPKHCLCIKRIFRLTPNAKILYTVRDGRDNILSLKKRLLNLDNSIERWIIDNEPAKDWIFHNQIHIVRFENIINDTAYTIREICDFLKIDFDDSMLYSTYTPYKNNDNSNMALRAEQTRKPIYNSTNTWQDGLSKSELDIFWKRSKDMMVSLGYM; encoded by the coding sequence ATGATAAAGTTCAAATCAAAGTATTCACCGTATATGCAAGTCTCGGCTACAAGTTGGATCAAAAACTTTATCAAAACTTGCTACTTTTCAATATCTGATCCTTTTGTAAAACCTATTGAAATAAAAACGAATCCAGTTTTTGTTGTTGGATGTGGACATAGTGGCACTACACTATTGACAACACTAATAAGCCGCCACACATCTTTTTTTCCAATAGGGTATGAGTCAGGAATTTTTTTACCTAAAAATGGATTATATACTTCGAAAAATGTTGTTAAATGCTGGGACTTTTTATCTAAACAATACAATAAGAATTTTTTTATTGAGAAAACACCAAAACATTGCTTATGTATAAAAAGAATTTTTCGATTAACACCAAATGCTAAAATTTTGTATACTGTCAGAGATGGTCGGGATAATATATTGTCATTAAAGAAAAGGCTTTTAAACTTAGACAACTCAATCGAAAGGTGGATCATTGACAATGAACCAGCAAAAGACTGGATTTTTCATAACCAGATACATATTGTTCGCTTTGAAAATATTATAAATGACACAGCATATACAATTCGTGAGATATGTGATTTTTTAAAAATTGATTTTGATGATTCCATGCTCTACTCGACATATACCCCATATAAAAATAACGACAATTCTAATATGGCTTTGAGGGCGGAACAAACAAGAAAACCGATATATAATAGTACTAATACGTGGCAAGATGGTCTATCAAAATCAGAATTGGATATTTTCTGGAAAAGATCTAAAGACATGATGGTATCATTAGGATACATGTAA
- a CDS encoding amphi-Trp domain-containing protein, producing MEEVLFKSEEPKSRGDVATFLRQLADKVEGGEVILRQGDQEQQVRIPPNLVLETKLERETKRDGEKMSLEVELEWRPGGGSATSGIELA from the coding sequence ATGGAAGAAGTTCTGTTCAAAAGCGAAGAGCCCAAAAGCCGGGGCGATGTGGCGACGTTTCTGCGCCAGTTGGCGGACAAGGTCGAGGGTGGGGAAGTGATCTTGCGCCAGGGAGATCAGGAGCAACAGGTCCGGATTCCCCCAAACCTGGTTCTGGAAACCAAGCTGGAGCGGGAAACCAAGCGCGACGGCGAGAAAATGAGCTTGGAAGTGGAGCTGGAATGGCGGCCCGGCGGCGGTTCCGCAACCAGCGGGATCGAGTTGGCATGA
- the ade gene encoding adenine deaminase: protein METSITIRGNIVDILAGRIFAGRLEIRNGRIARIVSEEESGDASESRFILPGLIDSHVHIESSMLIPSEFARAAVVHGTVGSVSDPHELANVLGVEGVRFMVNNGRKSPFKFAFGAPSCVPATGFETSGAVLDAADVEALLEMPEIKYLSEMMNFPGVLHQDETVMRKLALARRFGKPVDGHAPGLRGEDARRYAQAGISTDHECFNLEEALEKIKYGMKILIREGSAAKNFDELLPVLARRPDMVMFCSDDLHPDNLLEGHIDRLIRRALVQGYDLFDVLRAATLNPIRHYGLDAGLLQEGDPADLIIVDDLERFTVLKTYIDGRLAARDGRSLLEPVAEGPVNIFEARPFTEQALALPAQTETIRVIRALDGQLITEATTARARIKDGLAISDPERDILKLMVLQRYRQAPPALAFIQGFGLRTGALASTIAHDSHNIIAVGANDADMARAVNLLVENRGGISVVHGDKSDVLPLPYGGLMSADGAQAVAAAYQRLDAAAKNLGSPLTAPFMTLSFMALLVIPALKLSDKGLFDGTTFSFVPLFVS from the coding sequence ATGGAAACGAGCATAACCATTCGAGGCAACATCGTCGATATTCTTGCCGGGCGAATTTTTGCCGGTCGTCTGGAGATCAGGAACGGTCGCATCGCGCGGATCGTTTCGGAGGAAGAATCGGGCGATGCTTCGGAGAGCCGGTTCATCCTGCCCGGGCTGATCGACAGCCATGTGCATATCGAGAGTTCCATGCTCATTCCCAGCGAGTTCGCCCGGGCCGCGGTGGTACACGGGACCGTGGGCAGTGTGTCCGATCCTCATGAACTGGCCAACGTGCTGGGCGTCGAAGGGGTGCGATTCATGGTGAACAACGGTCGTAAGTCCCCGTTCAAGTTCGCTTTCGGTGCGCCTTCCTGCGTTCCGGCCACGGGCTTCGAGACCTCCGGGGCCGTGCTGGACGCGGCGGACGTGGAAGCCCTGCTGGAGATGCCCGAAATCAAGTATCTCTCTGAAATGATGAATTTTCCAGGGGTGCTCCATCAGGACGAGACCGTGATGCGCAAGCTGGCCCTGGCCAGGCGCTTCGGCAAACCCGTGGACGGTCATGCCCCGGGGCTGCGCGGCGAGGACGCCCGGCGCTACGCCCAGGCCGGGATCAGTACGGATCATGAATGCTTCAACCTGGAAGAGGCCCTGGAAAAGATCAAGTACGGGATGAAGATCCTGATTCGCGAAGGCAGCGCGGCCAAGAATTTCGACGAGCTGCTGCCGGTGTTGGCCCGCCGTCCGGACATGGTCATGTTCTGTTCCGACGATCTGCACCCGGACAATCTGTTGGAAGGACATATCGACCGGCTGATCCGTCGCGCCCTGGTTCAGGGGTATGATTTGTTCGACGTGCTCCGGGCCGCGACCCTGAATCCGATCCGCCATTACGGCCTGGATGCGGGGCTGCTTCAGGAAGGCGACCCGGCGGATCTGATCATAGTGGACGATTTGGAGCGCTTCACGGTCCTGAAGACGTACATCGACGGCCGCCTCGCGGCCCGGGACGGCCGGAGCTTGCTGGAGCCTGTAGCCGAAGGGCCGGTGAATATTTTCGAAGCCCGGCCCTTCACCGAGCAGGCCCTGGCCCTGCCCGCCCAAACCGAAACCATTCGGGTGATCCGGGCTTTGGACGGCCAGTTGATCACCGAGGCGACCACTGCCCGCGCCCGGATCAAGGACGGGCTGGCCATCAGCGACCCGGAGCGGGACATCCTGAAGCTCATGGTCCTGCAGCGCTACCGCCAGGCACCGCCGGCCCTGGCCTTCATCCAGGGGTTCGGCCTGCGGACCGGAGCCCTGGCCTCGACCATCGCCCACGACAGCCACAATATCATCGCCGTGGGCGCGAACGACGCGGACATGGCCCGGGCCGTAAACCTGCTGGTGGAGAACCGAGGCGGCATCAGCGTTGTTCACGGCGACAAGTCCGACGTGCTGCCCCTGCCCTACGGCGGCCTGATGAGCGCGGACGGGGCCCAGGCCGTGGCCGCGGCCTATCAGCGCCTGGACGCCGCGGCCAAGAATCTGGGGTCCCCGCTGACCGCGCCGTTCATGACCCTCTCCTTCATGGCCCTGCTGGTCATTCCGGCTCTGAAGCTCAGCGACAAAGGACTGTTCGACGGAACGACGTTTTCCTTCGTGCCGCTGTTCGTCTCGTAA
- a CDS encoding glycosyltransferase codes for MFLPMLSGGGAERVMVTLANAFADRGIRTDFVLAKAEGPYIKHVSPRVRIVDLKASRVTTSILPLTRYIRGERPQAMLSALRHANIVAILAKKFSHVPLRLVISERNTLRAAQVYTGDLRKRSIPFFMRSFYPMADEVVAISKGVAEDLTRLIGLRPEHIRVIYNPIDAMRIEQASQVASEHPWLSSRHPPIILGAGRLTLQKDFQSLILAFSMFCEKAPARLVILGEGELRNELQALIDRLNLSTKILLPGFVDNPYSWMRAAKVFVLSSRWEGLSCVLIESMACGTKVVSTDCPSGPSEVLENGKWGKLVPVGDVKALATAMSDAFFNSNSPDVRERAADFSVDKAAKDYLKALNIY; via the coding sequence TTGTTCCTCCCCATGCTCAGCGGCGGCGGAGCGGAACGAGTAATGGTCACACTGGCTAACGCCTTTGCTGATCGCGGCATCAGGACAGACTTCGTTCTGGCCAAGGCTGAGGGGCCGTACATCAAGCATGTCTCCCCAAGGGTCCGTATCGTGGATCTTAAAGCTTCTCGTGTAACGACAAGCATACTTCCCCTCACTAGGTATATCCGCGGGGAACGACCGCAGGCTATGCTCTCAGCATTACGCCATGCCAATATTGTCGCGATTTTGGCCAAAAAATTTTCCCATGTACCGCTTCGGCTTGTAATTTCCGAAAGGAATACGTTACGTGCTGCGCAAGTGTATACAGGTGACTTGCGAAAACGATCAATTCCCTTTTTTATGCGATCATTTTATCCAATGGCGGATGAGGTTGTAGCTATTTCCAAAGGCGTAGCCGAGGATCTTACTCGACTAATCGGCCTACGACCAGAACATATACGGGTGATATACAACCCTATTGATGCAATGCGTATTGAGCAAGCCAGCCAAGTAGCATCCGAGCACCCTTGGCTTTCCTCACGTCACCCTCCAATCATTCTTGGGGCTGGTCGCTTGACACTTCAAAAGGACTTTCAATCCCTTATACTGGCTTTTTCAATGTTTTGCGAAAAGGCCCCCGCACGCTTGGTCATCCTTGGTGAAGGCGAACTTCGAAATGAGTTACAAGCGTTGATTGATAGATTGAACTTGTCAACAAAAATTCTTCTGCCCGGATTTGTTGACAATCCTTACTCATGGATGCGTGCAGCAAAGGTTTTTGTGTTGTCCTCACGTTGGGAGGGATTATCTTGCGTCTTGATCGAATCCATGGCCTGCGGGACCAAAGTAGTCAGTACAGATTGTCCTAGCGGCCCTTCGGAGGTATTAGAGAATGGAAAATGGGGAAAACTTGTACCTGTAGGAGATGTGAAAGCGCTTGCCACAGCAATGAGTGACGCATTTTTCAATTCGAATTCTCCTGATGTGAGGGAACGTGCCGCTGATTTTTCCGTTGATAAAGCTGCCAAAGATTATTTGAAAGCATTAAATATATATTAA
- a CDS encoding HDOD domain-containing protein codes for MKKVITLEGSKLPSFPQAALKLLEMVGDEDVSVKDMARVIESDPGIAAKVLEMVNAAGFGLTRKITTLTEAVVFLGIDAIRKLCIGMTVFQGLFATSNSRTFDRIHFWRHSLSVAVLAMELAKKLELPNPEEAYVAGLLHDVGKIFLDLQGHRDYGGFLHDTGSFQETIVDLERETLGLGHDDVGAYFCSLWGLPDSIILPVKYHHRSFPDEGLPTDQALLISIVALSNFICWTQGVGSFESETVCPPVLAPEIERLVDLDKIDVIARIRAMNREMERISEFYRFVFPTPGEIQESMLWMSFNLSRVNTRLAHRDVTQGAHGHRQASEKLSLHDVGFAFGKSLSQAGTAREVMDIVMFHIGSIFEPMHWALLLKDPKSEGVVFNAVEGLNKERLRGLRVPRGKGLSGYLAERDMPLISENISQDAQLAGRMELYADFEPLSCMGALLKINQQFFGVVELVNKINGLPYTSEELKILESITEQASMAIERLSYQQSLRKMATTDYLTGLKNRCSLERMLSNRDLMLRQYGHDLSIMIIDIDKFKRINEVKGRKAADELLKKVAGILRSTFRKSDNVFRYEGDKFIALLPGTDKQAADQARSRMLTSYEVLKREMGVTLSIFVHTVKPDHAKGLITFLEERLAQDKAVLECAPDASGEVELQPVLEQETEQQPERKKIYRKKVRLDGVFEHPSAKSYGNILVEEIALTEIGFRVTTGPLNVKPGDFLEVSFRLDDTLHSLIERRVIVRSVQGEQVDAEFYNPPPYAKDLGFYLLA; via the coding sequence TTGAAAAAAGTCATCACCCTGGAAGGCAGCAAACTGCCCAGCTTTCCACAGGCAGCCTTGAAGCTTCTGGAAATGGTCGGGGACGAGGATGTTTCCGTGAAGGACATGGCCCGGGTGATAGAATCTGATCCCGGGATTGCCGCCAAGGTGCTGGAGATGGTGAATGCCGCGGGGTTTGGCCTTACGCGGAAGATCACCACGCTAACAGAAGCTGTGGTTTTTCTTGGAATTGATGCAATCAGAAAACTGTGCATCGGGATGACGGTATTTCAGGGCCTGTTCGCGACATCCAACTCAAGAACGTTCGACAGGATACATTTCTGGCGACATTCCCTGTCCGTGGCCGTACTAGCCATGGAACTTGCAAAGAAACTTGAGCTTCCAAACCCTGAAGAAGCATATGTCGCCGGTCTCCTGCACGACGTGGGGAAAATCTTTCTCGATCTTCAAGGTCACAGGGACTACGGTGGATTTCTTCACGATACCGGCTCGTTCCAGGAGACGATCGTCGATCTGGAACGGGAAACCCTCGGCCTTGGTCATGACGACGTGGGAGCTTACTTCTGTTCCCTCTGGGGCTTGCCCGACAGCATCATTCTGCCGGTGAAGTACCATCACCGGAGTTTCCCGGACGAGGGCCTGCCCACTGATCAGGCGCTGCTCATCTCCATCGTGGCCCTCTCGAACTTCATCTGCTGGACCCAGGGCGTCGGGTCCTTTGAGAGCGAGACGGTCTGCCCCCCGGTTCTGGCCCCTGAAATCGAGCGGCTTGTTGACCTGGACAAAATCGACGTCATCGCCAGGATCAGAGCTATGAACAGGGAAATGGAACGGATTTCCGAGTTCTACCGGTTCGTATTTCCAACCCCCGGTGAGATCCAGGAGAGCATGCTCTGGATGAGCTTCAATCTTTCCAGGGTGAATACCAGGCTTGCGCATCGAGACGTCACGCAAGGCGCGCATGGCCATCGCCAGGCAAGCGAGAAACTCTCCCTCCACGATGTGGGGTTTGCTTTCGGCAAATCCCTGTCACAGGCCGGAACCGCCAGGGAGGTCATGGATATTGTCATGTTCCATATCGGGTCCATTTTTGAGCCAATGCACTGGGCCTTGCTGCTCAAGGACCCAAAGAGCGAGGGCGTGGTCTTCAACGCCGTGGAGGGGCTGAACAAGGAACGACTCCGGGGTCTCAGAGTGCCCAGGGGCAAAGGGCTGTCCGGATATCTCGCGGAACGGGATATGCCCTTGATCTCTGAGAATATCTCCCAGGATGCCCAGCTGGCCGGGCGCATGGAGCTGTATGCTGATTTTGAACCCCTGTCCTGCATGGGGGCCTTGCTCAAAATCAATCAACAGTTTTTTGGCGTCGTCGAGCTTGTCAATAAAATTAATGGATTGCCGTATACCTCGGAAGAATTGAAAATACTGGAATCCATTACAGAACAGGCATCCATGGCCATCGAAAGACTCTCCTACCAGCAGTCGCTGCGGAAAATGGCCACGACGGATTACCTGACCGGGTTGAAAAACAGGTGCTCCCTGGAGCGGATGCTGAGCAATAGGGATCTGATGCTGCGGCAGTATGGTCATGATCTTTCCATCATGATCATTGACATCGACAAGTTCAAACGGATCAACGAGGTTAAGGGGCGCAAGGCTGCTGATGAATTGCTGAAAAAGGTGGCCGGCATTCTCCGCTCCACCTTCAGAAAATCAGATAATGTCTTCCGCTACGAGGGCGACAAGTTCATCGCCCTGCTGCCCGGAACCGACAAACAGGCCGCGGATCAAGCCAGATCGCGGATGCTCACGTCCTATGAAGTGCTCAAGCGAGAAATGGGCGTCACCCTGAGCATCTTTGTCCATACCGTGAAGCCGGACCATGCCAAGGGGCTGATCACCTTTCTTGAGGAGCGTCTTGCCCAGGACAAGGCGGTACTGGAATGCGCGCCCGATGCATCCGGAGAAGTGGAACTCCAGCCCGTGCTTGAGCAGGAAACAGAGCAGCAGCCGGAAAGGAAAAAGATCTACCGGAAAAAAGTCCGCCTGGACGGGGTGTTCGAGCACCCTTCGGCCAAGAGCTACGGAAACATCCTGGTCGAAGAGATCGCCCTGACCGAAATCGGCTTTCGGGTGACAACAGGGCCGCTCAATGTCAAACCCGGTGACTTTCTCGAAGTCTCCTTTCGCCTGGACGATACGTTACACTCATTGATTGAACGACGTGTCATCGTCAGAAGCGTCCAGGGTGAGCAGGTAGACGCGGAATTCTACAACCCTCCACCATATGCAAAGGATCTTGGCTTTTACCTCCTGGCCTGA
- a CDS encoding type II toxin-antitoxin system VapC family toxin yields the protein MRLLLDTHIALWAVVDSPRLSAKARELILAPVAEVYVSAATIWEISIKFSIGRGGMPLSGANAADCFTRAGYFRLPMTWDHALAVESLPLLHADPFDRMLVAQSLSEPMFLLTSDGTLPAYGDTVLMV from the coding sequence GTGAGACTGCTCCTGGACACGCATATTGCTTTGTGGGCCGTCGTGGACAGTCCCAGGCTCTCCGCAAAGGCGCGTGAGCTGATCCTGGCTCCGGTCGCCGAGGTGTACGTCAGCGCGGCCACCATCTGGGAGATATCCATCAAGTTCTCTATTGGGCGAGGGGGCATGCCTCTTTCGGGCGCGAACGCCGCCGACTGCTTTACAAGAGCAGGGTATTTCAGGCTGCCCATGACATGGGACCATGCCTTGGCTGTCGAGTCCTTGCCCTTGCTTCACGCGGACCCTTTTGATCGCATGCTTGTGGCTCAATCCCTCAGTGAGCCGATGTTCCTGCTGACCAGCGACGGAACTCTTCCGGCATATGGCGATACGGTGCTCATGGTCTGA
- a CDS encoding SagB/ThcOx family dehydrogenase: protein MRDLITSRNMPWSALKVAATLLCLVFWGIACNADQQSGGEAMPATQTIQLPEPSLSGPVSLEEALTRRRSVRGFSDHPVTLTEIGQLLWAAQGVTEHGRGLRTAPSAGATYPLEIIVIVGRAEGLAPGAYRYAPGRHDLIPVLQDDQRQSLARAALNQSALLQAPVTFAVTAVHARTEARYGRRATRYVDMEAGHAAQNLSLQAVAQGLGSVVIGAFNDRDVSALLDLPPGESPLYLIPVGKPR, encoded by the coding sequence ATGAGGGACTTGATCACGTCTCGGAACATGCCCTGGAGCGCCCTGAAGGTGGCCGCCACTCTCCTCTGCCTGGTGTTCTGGGGTATTGCCTGCAATGCTGACCAACAATCCGGAGGTGAGGCCATGCCCGCAACGCAAACCATCCAGCTGCCCGAGCCGTCGCTGTCCGGCCCCGTCTCCCTGGAGGAGGCCCTGACCCGGCGCCGGTCCGTACGCGGCTTCAGCGACCACCCCGTAACCCTGACCGAGATCGGCCAACTGCTCTGGGCCGCCCAGGGCGTTACCGAACACGGGCGCGGGCTGCGGACCGCGCCCTCCGCCGGGGCGACCTATCCCCTGGAGATCATCGTCATTGTCGGCCGAGCCGAAGGCCTCGCCCCTGGAGCGTACCGCTACGCGCCGGGACGTCATGATCTCATCCCGGTACTCCAGGACGACCAACGGCAGTCTCTGGCCCGGGCAGCCCTGAACCAGTCCGCCCTGCTCCAGGCCCCGGTCACCTTCGCCGTCACCGCGGTTCATGCCCGGACCGAAGCCCGCTACGGCCGACGCGCGACGCGCTATGTGGACATGGAGGCCGGTCACGCCGCCCAGAACCTGTCCCTGCAGGCCGTGGCCCAGGGTCTGGGCAGCGTGGTCATCGGCGCCTTTAACGACCGGGACGTGTCCGCCCTGCTGGATCTGCCGCCCGGCGAGTCCCCGCTGTACCTGATCCCGGTGGGCAAGCCGCGCTAA